The nucleotide sequence TTGAATGTCTTTGTTTAACTGACCCTTTTTACCAGCTGTGTTGAGGACAGTGGAACTTTTCAAAGGCTTTGCATAGGGGGAACTGGGATCCACTTGAAACCTGAAGAAAAGGGAGAATTCAAactcttaaattgaaaaaaacaacagtagTTGTATCATTGATTGCTTGAGCTGTCTAAACATAAGAAAAACTTTCCTGGAAATTGGACCAGAAAACAAGACCAGGATAATATATTTGCAAAATAACTCTAGAATATATTTTTAGTCACCTTAAggttttttaaaatgcttaattCAAATTTAATAACCATTCATCAAATATCTTTTGAAGCACAGGTGAATAAGCATTTACAAACAGCTTTCTgtcaaaaagttttttctttatcattgaGTGTGATGTTGGCTCTTCAGAGTTCTCTGGAAGATTTTCATGAACAAACAAGTAAAACTTTGTCTCTTATTTgctaacaacagcaaaaagTTCTCCCATCTTGaatcaataattatttaaacaagGTCTTCCATCTTATTGGATCTAAAGTCTGAAAATTCTAAAAAGCTCATAAACTTAACATAGACTTCTTGATCATCATAAGAAATGGTACACTGGTAAAACATTAAGAAAAGAGAGGATATTTTATTCCTGTTCTAGTAAAGTAACTCCCTATTCTACCATTCTACCATTAGCATTAAGTTAAATAATAATGTATTGTGTCACACAAATCTGTAGGCTGTTTTTGCACTTTGTGTAATAAGCTGGTTTTATTCAACATTCTACATCCCTGTCCTCAGTAGTATTATTTACTGTAGAGTAATTGCAATGTTAGCATTGAAAGCAATATTTGGTCTTGTACATTATGTTACTTTTAGTACTTTATGTCATATATGTAACAAGTAAAATTAGTGCTGTAAGTGTTGTTACTATTGCAAGTAGTAAATTAGTTTTTGAAAGTaaagattgtttttgtaaaGTAATGCAAGATCATAGGAAATGTCAGTAATGTTAATGTTACAGGTGATATATGTAAATAATAATGTGtacattcaaattaaaaaaaaaaaaaaaaaaaaattcatgaaataTTACCAGATGGTTCCCAGTTTGAGGTGGAGAATATTTGATTATGTGATGCCTTAGGTCAATCATGGGCAAGTACATGTACAAATACTTGATATGTTTTAATGTGGCAAATATGTACACGACAGACACACACTTTCCTGTTCTAACATTtccatataataaaaaaattatacccaCTTTGTCAAGTCTATGGAATCCTCCAGAAAGAACTCAACAACAGGAAAAGTCCGACCTGGGTGCAGCaattgcaaatatttcaaaaggtAGTTtcaaaaaacctgaaaaatttttcattgcaaCTGAACTCCCAAAATCATAGAATTAAACCTTGATAACTTGCACAGCAATACTTCTCAGATCATTTTATTAatcacttgaaaaatttcctgatAAATGACACTTCcagttgaaatattaaaaaaagaaaagcacaagtaattgaaaaatatatcctCCTAATATCATGCTaataaaacagaataaaataaatcaaatcacATCAGGCCTCTAAACTCTGAGATGAACTCCACAAGaaacattgtttattttttgtctatttgttgatttattttttttaaggaggaTGGCAAAGTTTTCCCTATGAGAAGCCTGCACTGCAAGAAGGAAGAAACAACAGTCACTGTACAAAAGATTGCACTGTACCTGGTATGTGAATAACAGGAGCATCGTAGAAGTATCCTGAGAATAGCTGAGCATTCAATGTAGCACTCATTAGTATGACACGGATGTCAGCTCGCACAGTTATCAGGTCTTTCAGAACCATCATCAAAAAGTCACTGAAAACTCAAACAGAAAATTGTCTCTTTTAATGCATCTCACATCCGACCTCAAATATTGGTTACGCACTTAAAGGTTGATGCAAAAGTATCATCGTTAATAACCATTTGTTTTCCCCAGTTGttgatttagttttatttacaaCATCAATGCATCTCACATGATACATTAACTCTTTGACAATTAATTACTAGTGATATATTACTCAagcattaaaacaaaattgttacCAATGGTAGTTTCTGGCTGATTACCAACTAGTAACCTGTTTCTGCAGCCAATAGGGAGGTGTAAGTTACATGACAATTTTAAATCTACCAGCTTGCTACAATCACTCATTGAAACATACTTCCTCCAAGACATTTGTTGAATACTCCCAAAAAATTTCTCACCGAGATGCCTTTCAACTTTACAAATAAGTTTTATTACAGAAAGACCACAACAAATCTGCACTAAGATGTGATACCGACACAAGTTGATTTCATGTCGTCCTAGTTATAAAATGCTTCCAATTTTCACACTGCTTCCAATCAATACTATCAAGGTTTCAAATATCCCTTTGACAGTGCTGTTTACCAAAATATCTATaactgacaaataaaaaaacatgtcACACACAGCATTAAATGCTCACCCTTCCTCTGTTCTTTCATGAACTTCATCCACAATAATATGGCTCACACCTGGCAAAGTGGATTCCCCCTCTAAGCGCCGCAGAAGGATTCCAGTAGTGCAGTACAACAACCGTGTTTCTGAGGACTTAAAGAGGACAATTGAAAATATCAGAATAACCAGggttaatatttatatttacaaaaagaCATTCTCtggttaaaaatattaaaatatttaaaatgaaaccTGTGAGCCTTAAGTCAAAATCCTCtcttgtacatgtacatcttAGTTCATAGAGGCTTTAGAGTGTTAGTCCAAAGCTTAGTatgtgtatatttttttttacccttttactcccagaagTGTACAtataacttctctctataatatcagTACATTATCCatcaaaaaggtaatgagaattctcaaacttatcaggtagaagttgttatcttgatctaacacctaACTCTtataacaaatttacaaggaaatttgtagcagctggaaggaaaaatttcatgtaacaatcagatcttgggagttaagatATTGATTTAAGAAATGATTCTATACAGTGAAGGCATTTTTCTGTAGAATATGAAAGACAACAGAGATTAAGAACTTTTTAAAGGGCCTTGCTCtccatagagtctctgtggctcaagGGCAGAGCATCGGAACATGGAAGCTGAAAATGTGCGGTTTGATTTCTagtggggactcagaattttttatttatttcatgcttgtgacaagaagaaaaaacacctttctctatcTTCTAGATAATTTACATCTCTGTATCCAAGTTACATTGTAAAGGTGTTTGCAAACATACTATATGTACCTGTTTATTTTCCAGCCTGACTTGATAACCAACTGACTGTCCAATCTTGTCTACTCTCTCACTGGACACTCTTTCTGCAACAGACATGGCTGAGATGCGACGAGGCTGTGTACAGATAATGAAGCATTCACCTCCATGTCCTGCCTTAAGATGGCTGTCCAGGATGAATTGAGGAATCTGAGTTGTCTTCCCACAACTGAAGAAAATATGAGATGATGAGTTTGAAGTCTGAACCTAAATCAAGTAAAattcattgattgaaaaatctGAAATACAGataatagagaaagatgttcttCCTTCAGTCACAAACATCTGATGTAGAAAAAAATCTGTCTCTTTCAAGATGGAACACATTTGGATTTTACTGCCTTATGCATTACCATGCAACTTCCTCACTCTGCAACTTTAGTTGCCAAAAATTTTACTGATTGCCATGGTATTTACAGCTTAGAGTGGATATGTGATGGCTCAACCATTAACCTACTCGACTCttaagaggtctgggttcaagatgTTGTcaggtcactgtgttgtgttaTTGGACAAGACACTTTACTATCACCATGcctctctccatccaggagtgtaaatgggtacAAGCTAGCTGTCAGGGAAAACTAACAAAATGCCTGCCTGTTGCCTGTGATGGACAAGTATTCCATCCAGGGAGGGAGGGATAGAAATACTTAcagttgcttcatgctacagaaactggGATAACCTCTGGCTAGATGAGCCActtgtcttaaccctttaactcccacaagtgaacaagacagaatttctccttacaatatcaatacagtatcaagcagacaagtgatgagaataaagaaaaatatcaattagggaattataagttgatcccataccaaattctccaaactaacatcagaaggACTGTATGgtagacaataaggagaattactaatgagatcttgggagttaaagggtgaagagCAGACTAATTACCCTTTTTTTGAAGATTGAAGCCTTAAAAATCTACTAAATGCAATATGGCTATTACCCTGTCATTCCACTAATAACAAGAACCTGATGGTCTTGGAGTTGTTCTATGATGTTCTGCTGTGACTGCCATGCAGGgagttttttcctttccttcagCATTGACTGATAAGCTGTGACTGActtcagataaaaataaatgtaggGATTAAAAAAGTTATCTTAGACTTCTATGATAAAAATTATCAGTGATTGTGAGTACACCTTACAATGCACTCCAGTAGACTTATCAAATGAATGTCGGGGGTTACTTATAATATCCAGTTCAGCAGGTAGGGAAATTTATTGTGACCAAAAAAGAGGTCTGAGGTAGAGTGTAAGAGATTGCTGATGTTTGGGGCTCTTATTCATCCAGAAATCCTGGGGAATTCTCTTTCTATAGGTCAATTTTAATTCCTTAAGGATTTTTAAAGATCTACAACAATTACACATACATGTAGCTATTATCTACAGCTCTGATGTCATTATGTTGTCATTTTTGATTTATAAGTATACAGTACATTAGGGCAATTCAATTACATTCACTGTGGGTTTACTACCTTTAATGCCCAAGATCTggttattaattctcccctcaagctgtTACACCTTTTCTTTCTAcattagttgggagaatttggtgttagatcaaggaAACAACTTCTACACGATAAATTgaagtattctcattatcaatacctgtttgcaggatacTTTATGAATAtcatggggagaagttacatgtttgtcacttctgggagttaaagggttaattacttTATGCCAACAGAAACATTCAATTCAACTCTTAATATAAGAAAAGTTACCTGCAATCGCTGAAATTGTTCTTTCAGTTTCCTACTTTTTTCATGGATGCTGACCTTGTCTGTGGATGTCTTTGGTTGTGTTGTTTCTGATTTCTCATCTGCCACTTTTTTCCTTGTGGGGAAATCTCTGTGATATTCTTTCACAGAATGAATggaaatacttttctttaatGGCAAACTATACTCGGAAGGTGGCACGTTAAAGCAAGCTAGGATTTCATCTTCATCCTCTAGGAGGCTAGCGAGGCAAAACACCACAGGGCTCTCGGCATCACACAACTCCTTGGCTTCTCTGTTCAGCCTTAATGTGACATTGAGACAGCCTGATGATGGAACTGATTCATGTGTGGAGTAAAAAACAACCATTGGAGGTTCAAAAGGGTAAAGGGATCCCTTACAGAATCTCACTTCCAGATGAAAAGGGAAAGAGAGATCTTCACTCTCaagacttttatttttcctttctgatttATTCATTGCTTCTTTTGAGCTAGTTCCCTCCTCACACAAGATATGTTTAAGTCTACATTTATCACCAAATTTGCAATAACCTTGCAAAAAGAATCTACAAATATCAGCTGCAGTCTCTGCCTTCTTTCCTGCCTTACTTTTTCCTGAGTTTTCCTTTCTGCTTTCGTGCTTAAATTTATCCAGTAGAAAGGGCAACGATAATTTTATAGTCCACACATTGTCTGCAATAACCTCTGTAAAGGCGTCATTGTAAATTGATTCAAGAGCCACTGCTTCTTCTTGTCTATGAGACGACGCTTCCTGGAACTTTTCATCGCTATAATCGGGATTTGTCTTTCCAAGACAACTTAGTCCACAACAGCTGCAGATTAAAAACTCCAGCGCTGCTCCTAAATCACCTTCGCTCTCCTTAAGAGCTTCAGTGCATCTAATTCTCTCAAAGCCGCACTGCTGCAATTTTTTAACCGCATGAGAACTATAAATTTCTTCGTCAATTTGTGATTCGCCGTCGCGATTATCAGCATTGCTGACACCACCCTCAATCAAGAGTTTGTTATCGccaaattttttccaataagCTTCATTGATCCTCGCCTGCCTAGCACTGGAAACCAAACTCTTCTGGTCCTCGTGGCCGCTTTGAGAAAGTTGCAAGTCATGCAAAACTTCTTTAATCATTTCCTGGTTTTCTATGCTCATTTGAAGTTTTTGAATCGGGGCCTTCGATCTCCGTTTAGTTTTCGGCATCATGTCTCTCTCTTTTACCGGCAAAAGATCACGAGGTTTGCTAACATCACCATAGTCATTGTCGTCTTCCAAGTCCTCTTGTTTTTCTAATTCTGAAGGAAGAACGGTACGATTTACCGAGCGCGGCTTTAAATTGTGACGTCCTCCCCCCCGATTTGGTCTTCGAGACCCACCACGTCCGCGATTCATTCTTAAATTCTAAATTTACTCAACTACTGACTCCAGTACGGCTAAGTTCAAACGTCCTTTCTTCCGTGACAAATATTCACCAGGCG is from Pocillopora verrucosa isolate sample1 chromosome 7, ASM3666991v2, whole genome shotgun sequence and encodes:
- the LOC131789775 gene encoding putative ATP-dependent RNA helicase DHX57, which encodes MNRGRGGSRRPNRGGGRHNLKPRSVNRTVLPSELEKQEDLEDDNDYGDVSKPRDLLPVKERDMMPKTKRRSKAPIQKLQMSIENQEMIKEVLHDLQLSQSGHEDQKSLVSSARQARINEAYWKKFGDNKLLIEGGVSNADNRDGESQIDEEIYSSHAVKKLQQCGFERIRCTEALKESEGDLGAALEFLICSCCGLSCLGKTNPDYSDEKFQEASSHRQEEAVALESIYNDAFTEVIADNVWTIKLSLPFLLDKFKHESRKENSGKSKAGKKAETAADICRFFLQGYCKFGDKCRLKHILCEEGTSSKEAMNKSERKNKSLESEDLSFPFHLEVRFCKGSLYPFEPPMVVFYSTHESVPSSGCLNVTLRLNREAKELCDAESPVVFCLASLLEDEDEILACFNVPPSEYSLPLKKSISIHSVKEYHRDFPTRKKVADEKSETTQPKTSTDKVSIHEKSRKLKEQFQRLQSVTAYQSMLKERKKLPAWQSQQNIIEQLQDHQVLVISGMTGCGKTTQIPQFILDSHLKAGHGGECFIICTQPRRISAMSVAERVSSERVDKIGQSVGYQVRLENKQSSETRLLYCTTGILLRRLEGESTLPGVSHIIVDEVHERTEEGDFLMMVLKDLITVRADIRVILMSATLNAQLFSGYFYDAPVIHIPGRTFPVVEFFLEDSIDLTKFQVDPSSPYAKPLKSSTVLNTAGKKGQLNKDIQNIQDSFSSADFKPPDDKFDDQNLTEDQMAWRYSNYSKSTILSLCTMDHNKINYDLVVAILEWIVGEEHEYPKTGAIVVFLPGMGEIMTLLDQLQNHKRFSPKSSDRFRILPLHSTLSSEEQSLVFKKQKEGVRKIVLSTNIAETSVTIDDVVFVIDCGRMKENRYDSVKGMESLEEVWVSQANARQRRGRAGRVTSGVCFHLFTSHRFQHQMAGHQIPEIQRVPLEKLCLRIKVLTLFFGREIKDVLGKLLQPPSEESINDAIKRLHNIGALDTDENLTSLGYHLAALPVDVRIGKLMLLGAIFRCLDPVLTIGAILSYRSPFSAPFDKREEADKKRQEMAIGNSDHMTLLKSYKGWLETMASGIAAGHHYCRTNFLSMKTLQMIASLKCQYAELLSDIGFIRADLTTRQIGRLAPRTGDGVLAATGDEVNVNSKNQKLVLGVVCAALFPNIVQVVKPDVKYKASVAGAVPVDSKAAELKFWTKNDGQVFIHPKSVNFQVNSFDSPYLVYHEKVKTSKVYIRDCSMVSEYSLLLFCGDNLSVNLEKGVFVISIDDGWIRFSASSHEVATLVRDLRKELDRILENKIENPSFDLMSCERGSRIIDAIVRLISTQ